From the Pseudomonas baltica genome, one window contains:
- a CDS encoding 5-formyltetrahydrofolate cyclo-ligase, producing MTSSAPLTRVQLRRQLRDARRALTPVQQRRAALDLYRQLAQHPLFRRSRHVSLYLPNDAEIDPRLLLRAAQRRGKHTYLPVLNDWPRTRMVFQRVLPGEKLRPNRFGIAEPHIDRAKQRKVWALDLVLLPLVGFDEAGGRLGMGGGFYDRSLAYRGRRSAWHKPVLLGLAHECQKVEKLSQASWDVPLQGTLTDKGWYLAQKG from the coding sequence ATGACTTCTTCCGCGCCCCTTACGCGTGTGCAACTGCGTCGCCAATTGCGTGATGCACGCCGCGCCCTGACGCCTGTGCAGCAGCGTCGGGCGGCACTCGATCTGTACCGCCAACTAGCCCAGCACCCACTGTTTCGCCGCAGCCGTCACGTATCTTTGTATCTGCCCAACGACGCCGAAATCGATCCACGGCTGTTATTGCGTGCGGCACAGCGTCGCGGCAAGCACACCTATCTGCCGGTGCTCAATGACTGGCCACGAACACGGATGGTGTTCCAACGAGTGCTGCCGGGGGAAAAACTGCGCCCTAATCGCTTCGGCATCGCAGAGCCGCACATCGATCGCGCAAAACAGCGAAAAGTGTGGGCGCTGGACTTGGTCCTGCTGCCGCTGGTGGGCTTCGATGAAGCCGGCGGACGCCTGGGCATGGGCGGTGGATTCTATGACCGCAGCCTCGCGTACAGAGGCCGGCGCAGCGCCTGGCACAAGCCGGTGCTGTTGGGGCTGGCTCACGAATGTCAGAAAGTGGAGAAGCTATCCCAGGCCAGCTGGGACGTGCCGTTGCAGGGTACGCTGACAGACAAGGGATGGTATCTGGCGCAGAAGGGGTAG
- a CDS encoding EVE domain-containing protein, whose protein sequence is MAYWLMKSEPDELSITDLERLGHARWDGVRNYQARNFIRSMAAGDQFFFYHSSCPEPGIAGVARIDSEAYPDPTALDPASHYHDPKASPEKNPWSAIDVGHVQTFPKVIALGTLKLQSALAELALVQKGSRLSVMAVTPEQWAAVLGLLR, encoded by the coding sequence ATGGCCTACTGGCTGATGAAATCCGAGCCCGACGAGCTCTCCATCACCGATCTTGAGCGCCTGGGCCATGCCCGCTGGGATGGCGTACGCAACTACCAGGCGCGCAACTTCATCCGCAGCATGGCCGCCGGCGATCAGTTCTTCTTCTACCACTCAAGCTGCCCCGAACCCGGAATTGCCGGCGTCGCCCGCATCGACAGCGAGGCGTACCCCGACCCGACGGCGCTGGACCCAGCAAGCCACTATCACGACCCTAAAGCCAGCCCGGAGAAAAACCCGTGGAGCGCGATCGATGTCGGCCACGTCCAGACCTTCCCCAAGGTCATCGCCCTCGGCACCCTGAAATTGCAGAGCGCACTGGCGGAGCTGGCCCTGGTGCAAAAAGGCAGCCGCCTGTCGGTGATGGCGGTTACACCCGAGCAGTGGGCCGCCGTCCTCGGTTTGTTGCGTTGA
- a CDS encoding flagellar basal body-associated protein FliL — protein sequence MKALILMLLALSAPMAAMANEEAKEGAGPVVTYYSLTPPLVGNYSLDGGPKLHVYKADIALKVTGAEALAAVKHHEPLIRNKLVQLFTQQTVDSMSKSDSKEALRQEALKETQQVLNDEEGKPIVEDLLFNNLIVQ from the coding sequence TTGAAAGCGTTGATCCTGATGTTGCTGGCGTTGTCCGCGCCAATGGCCGCCATGGCCAATGAAGAGGCCAAGGAAGGCGCCGGGCCTGTCGTCACCTATTACTCGCTGACCCCGCCACTGGTGGGCAATTATTCGCTGGACGGCGGGCCGAAACTGCACGTCTACAAGGCTGATATCGCCCTGAAAGTCACCGGTGCCGAAGCGCTGGCGGCGGTCAAGCACCACGAGCCGCTGATTCGCAACAAGCTGGTGCAGTTGTTCACTCAGCAGACCGTGGATTCGATGAGCAAGTCCGACTCCAAGGAAGCCCTGCGTCAGGAAGCGTTGAAGGAGACCCAGCAGGTGCTCAACGACGAAGAAGGCAAGCCGATAGTTGAAGACCTGCTGTTCAATAACTTGATCGTCCAGTAG